One genomic region from Nilaparvata lugens isolate BPH chromosome 3, ASM1435652v1, whole genome shotgun sequence encodes:
- the LOC111047573 gene encoding ankyrin repeat domain-containing protein 39 isoform X2, with translation MCDESHACCAHAQSSTAQTLDEMDFERGVWSAALDGDEDRVRRLLRGGVWGVDELDKAGYTPLHYAARAGHTAVCRLLLQSGASVNLATRAANATALHRAALKGKEEVVSLLLDFKADALLPDCDGRTALHRAVEGGHCAVAKLLLQACPHLAQVPDKQGHLPTLNGLI, from the exons ATGTGTGACGAGAGCCATGCGTGTTGTGCGCATGCGCAGTCGTCAACTGCGCAGACTCTGGACGAGATGGACTTTGAACGAGGCGTCTGGTCGGCAG CTCTGGATGGAGACGAGGATCGTGTGCGCCGGCTTCTGAGAGGAGGAGTGTGGGGCGTGGATGAGTTGGATAAGGCCGGCTACACACCACTGCACTACGCGGCCCGGGCGGGTCACACTGCCGTCTGCCGGCTGCTGCTGCAGTCAGGTGCCAGTGTGAACCTGGCCACGCGTGCCGCCAACGCCACCGCCCTGCACCGCGCAGCTCTCAAAG GCAAGGAGGAAGTGGTGAGTCTGCTGCTAGACTTCAAGGCAGATGcgctgttgccagattgtgacGGTCGAACTGCTCTGCATAGAGCTGTGGAGGGAGGCCACTGCGCTGTTGCCAAACTTCTGTTGCAGGCATGTCCTCACCTCGCTCAGGTGCCCGACAAACAAGGACATCTGCCAACACTGAACGGACTGATTTAG